A genomic region of Methanobacterium sp. SMA-27 contains the following coding sequences:
- the cdhA gene encoding CO dehydrogenase/acetyl-CoA synthase complex subunit alpha → MAPKPKEFKDDFWKTKDFKISIGDIIQKEGTQSTDEPLVPMGPTQKPNVTDLRSWDMKLLERYEPFYAPLCDMCCLCTYGKCDLLGKKGACGIDAAAQQARTVLLACCIGSAAHSGHARHLLEYLIDKKGKDFPIDMGTGIDIEAPIMRTLIGKTPKKLGDLKEALDYLEEQMVHLLSACHTGQEGSSIDFESKALHAGLMDNLGKEIGDLAQIVALDMPKGDAEAPLVELGIGTIDREKPVILCIGHNVAPGAGIMDYLEEQNLEEDLEVCGICCAAIDITRYNKNAKIVGPISKQLKFIRSGVADVIIVDEQCIRTDVLEEAKKNNAVVIATTDKMCLGLPNKTDEDSDKIVSELVNNQIEGALILNPDKVGEVAAKVAMKTSEGRSKVKVLPDLDEVVELAKECTECEWCDRVCPNSIPMMDAVMAASTGDLSQMQRLYNNDICYSCGRCEQECPRDIPIISMMAKIGEINLQDQKYNIRAGRGPVQDVEVRRVGAPIVLGDIPGVIAFVGCTNYPDGGEEVAKMAEEFLERNYIVVTTGCGAMTLGEYKDEEGKTLYERYSGSFEAKGLVNMGSCVSNAHIPGVAIKIANIFAKKPLEGNFEEIADYILNRVGACGVAWGAYSQKAAAIATGVNRWGIPVVVGPHASKYRRLFLGRTDKEESWQVNDLRNGEIVNGEPAPEHLLYAAETIGEATVMTAKLCLRPNDTSKGRQLKLNHYIDLHKKYFGTIPEDIYKFVRVQKDIPITYKRDVMKILDEKNWKPKKLPQEPSLMDMKGD, encoded by the coding sequence ATGGCACCTAAACCTAAGGAATTCAAGGACGATTTTTGGAAAACAAAGGATTTCAAGATATCAATAGGAGATATAATCCAGAAAGAAGGAACTCAAAGTACTGATGAACCATTGGTACCTATGGGTCCTACTCAAAAACCGAATGTAACAGATTTACGATCTTGGGACATGAAGTTACTGGAGAGATACGAGCCATTCTACGCTCCACTCTGCGATATGTGTTGTTTATGCACATATGGTAAATGTGACCTACTCGGGAAAAAAGGAGCGTGTGGTATTGATGCTGCCGCACAGCAAGCTAGAACAGTACTTCTTGCATGCTGTATTGGATCAGCAGCCCATTCAGGACACGCTAGACATCTCCTGGAATATCTCATTGATAAAAAAGGCAAAGACTTCCCAATAGATATGGGGACGGGCATAGATATTGAAGCCCCAATTATGAGGACATTAATAGGTAAAACACCTAAAAAATTAGGAGATTTAAAAGAAGCTTTAGATTATCTTGAAGAACAGATGGTTCACCTCCTTTCAGCTTGTCATACTGGGCAAGAAGGTAGTAGTATTGATTTTGAATCAAAAGCACTTCACGCAGGCTTAATGGATAATCTTGGAAAAGAAATAGGAGATTTGGCACAGATAGTTGCTCTTGACATGCCAAAAGGTGATGCTGAAGCACCACTGGTGGAACTTGGAATAGGAACAATTGACAGGGAAAAACCAGTGATTCTATGCATTGGACATAATGTTGCCCCTGGAGCAGGCATAATGGACTACCTGGAGGAGCAGAATCTTGAAGAAGATTTGGAGGTCTGTGGTATATGTTGTGCTGCAATAGATATAACCCGTTACAATAAAAATGCAAAAATTGTGGGTCCCATTTCAAAACAACTCAAATTCATACGAAGTGGTGTTGCTGATGTTATAATTGTTGATGAACAATGTATACGAACAGATGTGCTTGAAGAAGCCAAGAAAAATAATGCAGTGGTAATTGCAACCACTGATAAGATGTGTCTTGGACTTCCTAATAAAACAGATGAAGACTCTGATAAAATCGTATCAGAACTTGTCAACAACCAAATCGAAGGCGCATTGATATTAAACCCTGATAAAGTTGGGGAAGTAGCTGCTAAAGTTGCAATGAAAACATCAGAGGGACGTTCTAAAGTTAAAGTACTTCCAGATTTAGATGAAGTTGTTGAATTAGCAAAAGAATGTACAGAATGTGAATGGTGTGATCGTGTATGTCCAAATAGCATACCCATGATGGATGCTGTAATGGCTGCTAGTACGGGAGATCTCTCCCAGATGCAGAGACTTTATAACAATGACATCTGTTATTCCTGTGGAAGATGCGAACAAGAATGTCCGAGGGACATACCAATCATATCAATGATGGCTAAAATAGGTGAAATAAACCTCCAAGACCAGAAATATAACATAAGGGCAGGCAGAGGGCCTGTTCAAGATGTTGAAGTCAGAAGGGTTGGTGCACCTATTGTTTTAGGAGACATTCCTGGAGTTATAGCATTTGTCGGCTGCACTAACTACCCTGATGGTGGAGAAGAAGTAGCTAAAATGGCTGAAGAGTTCCTTGAAAGGAATTATATAGTAGTCACAACTGGCTGTGGAGCAATGACGCTTGGGGAATACAAGGATGAAGAAGGAAAAACTCTATACGAGCGTTATAGTGGATCTTTTGAAGCAAAAGGACTTGTAAACATGGGGTCTTGTGTTTCAAATGCACATATCCCTGGCGTGGCTATTAAAATCGCTAATATATTTGCTAAAAAGCCTTTAGAAGGCAATTTTGAGGAAATAGCAGATTATATACTTAACAGGGTGGGAGCATGCGGTGTTGCGTGGGGAGCATATTCTCAGAAAGCGGCTGCAATTGCAACTGGTGTAAACAGATGGGGAATACCTGTAGTTGTAGGTCCTCATGCTTCTAAATATAGGCGTTTATTCTTAGGAAGGACAGACAAAGAGGAATCATGGCAGGTCAACGATCTAAGAAATGGAGAAATTGTAAATGGGGAACCTGCACCTGAACACCTTCTTTATGCCGCTGAAACTATTGGAGAAGCAACCGTAATGACTGCTAAATTATGTTTAAGACCAAACGATACTTCAAAGGGTCGCCAGTTAAAGCTTAACCATTACATAGATCTTCACAAGAAGTACTTTGGAACCATACCCGAAGATATTTACAAGTTTGTAAGGGTTCAAAAGGATATTCCAATCACCTATAAAAGGGATGTTATGAAAATATTAGATGAAAAAAATTGGAAACCTAAAAAATTACCTCAAGAACCTTCTTTAATGGATATGAAAGGTGATTAG
- a CDS encoding methylated-DNA--[protein]-cysteine S-methyltransferase produces the protein MKLQKYPCGSVRTYKEIAKLLNSHAYRAVGTAIGKNPFPILIPCHRVIRSDGKIGDFRGGTPMKVEILKNEGIKIQDLKLLDPKKSLQKNKKNKKDRKSI, from the coding sequence TTGAAGTTGCAAAAATACCCCTGTGGTAGCGTAAGAACTTATAAAGAAATCGCAAAATTACTGAATAGCCATGCTTACAGGGCAGTTGGAACAGCCATAGGTAAAAACCCATTCCCCATATTAATCCCTTGTCACAGAGTAATTAGATCAGATGGAAAAATCGGTGACTTCAGAGGAGGAACTCCAATGAAGGTTGAAATATTGAAAAATGAAGGAATCAAAATTCAAGATCTAAAATTATTGGATCCAAAAAAAAGCTTACAAAAAAATAAAAAAAATAAAAAAGACAGAAAATCTATCTAA
- a CDS encoding AAA family ATPase yields the protein MIIAVSGKGGTGKTLLSSLLIKALSEKNKDILAIDADPDSNLPEALGVEVIKTVGDVREELKVDTAKGNIPKDMNKWDILDYKIMESVVETPKFDLLVMGRPEGSGCYCAVNNMLRKIIETLSANYDYIVIDTEAGLEHLSRRTTQNVDTMLVVTDKSKRGILTAQRIGELSNELDINFKKMFLVVNRITPDNKDMIIKKAKETGIEIIGTIYEDEEVAEYDIEGTPLVNLPDDSNSVVTVSKIVSRILNSN from the coding sequence GTGATAATCGCGGTAAGTGGGAAAGGTGGAACAGGTAAAACATTGCTTTCTTCCCTTTTAATAAAGGCTTTGTCAGAGAAAAATAAGGATATTCTTGCAATTGATGCAGATCCTGACTCTAATCTTCCAGAGGCACTTGGAGTTGAAGTTATAAAAACTGTTGGTGATGTGAGGGAAGAGTTGAAGGTTGACACTGCGAAGGGTAACATTCCCAAGGATATGAATAAATGGGATATTCTTGACTACAAGATAATGGAGTCTGTAGTTGAAACACCAAAATTTGATCTTTTGGTTATGGGAAGACCGGAAGGGAGTGGATGTTACTGTGCAGTTAATAATATGCTGAGAAAGATTATAGAAACCCTTTCTGCAAACTATGATTATATAGTTATAGACACAGAGGCAGGACTTGAACATTTAAGTAGGCGTACAACTCAAAACGTTGACACAATGTTAGTTGTAACAGACAAATCAAAAAGAGGAATATTGACAGCTCAAAGGATTGGAGAACTTTCTAATGAGCTGGATATAAACTTCAAAAAGATGTTTCTTGTTGTTAACAGAATCACTCCAGATAACAAAGATATGATAATTAAAAAAGCCAAAGAAACTGGTATTGAAATTATTGGAACCATTTACGAAGATGAAGAAGTAGCAGAATATGATATTGAAGGAACACCTCTCGTGAACCTTCCAGATGATTCTAATTCTGTTGTTACAGTTTCAAAAATCGTATCTAGGATTTTAAATTCAAATTAA
- a CDS encoding 4Fe-4S dicluster domain-containing protein, with amino-acid sequence MKTLMVVDPRMCTECKDCITACSDEHGVSRAKKTSTVPIFCMQCHPDKAPCARICPTNAIREEDGTLFVDYEACILCRLCMIACPVGMIVIDAEKKSTQKCTLCMETDRIIPACVEACKDNVLKIFSIEDLEDLKNDTTFADVLEQAMKAYQDKI; translated from the coding sequence ATGAAGACGCTGATGGTTGTTGATCCTAGAATGTGCACTGAGTGCAAGGATTGTATTACAGCATGTAGTGACGAGCATGGAGTTTCAAGGGCAAAAAAGACCTCCACTGTTCCAATCTTCTGCATGCAATGCCATCCTGATAAAGCACCTTGTGCTAGAATATGTCCTACTAACGCCATAAGGGAGGAGGATGGAACTTTATTTGTGGATTACGAAGCATGTATACTCTGCAGACTGTGTATGATTGCATGTCCTGTGGGGATGATTGTTATTGATGCAGAGAAAAAATCAACACAGAAGTGCACCTTATGTATGGAAACAGATAGAATTATTCCTGCATGTGTTGAAGCGTGTAAAGATAATGTTCTCAAGATATTCTCAATTGAAGATCTTGAAGATCTTAAAAATGATACAACATTTGCAGATGTGCTTGAACAAGCTATGAAAGCATATCAGGATAAAATTTAG
- the cdhB gene encoding CO dehydrogenase/acetyl-CoA synthase complex subunit epsilon translates to MNERVIPWQPTVIAGPKQALMVTPETAKMMVKKAKRPLLVLGPLAKEEPLVTHSIEIAEKWDLPIVTTADTFKIYLDKRVETKAYGIVEIINLLKDPEWEGLKGEGQHDLVIFIGGIYYMASQGLSTLKHFAPHLKTLTLCKYFHSNADASFPNMKDKEWSIYLEKMKTD, encoded by the coding sequence ATGAATGAAAGAGTTATTCCATGGCAGCCAACTGTTATAGCAGGACCCAAACAGGCACTTATGGTGACACCTGAAACTGCTAAGATGATGGTTAAAAAAGCAAAAAGGCCGTTATTAGTATTAGGACCACTTGCAAAAGAGGAACCTCTTGTTACTCATTCAATTGAAATAGCTGAAAAATGGGATCTGCCCATTGTAACTACCGCAGATACCTTCAAGATTTATCTTGACAAAAGAGTAGAAACAAAGGCATATGGAATTGTTGAAATTATTAACCTCTTAAAAGACCCTGAATGGGAAGGTTTGAAAGGTGAAGGACAACATGATTTGGTTATATTCATTGGAGGCATATATTACATGGCTTCACAGGGTCTTTCAACTCTAAAGCACTTTGCACCACATCTTAAAACCCTTACACTTTGTAAATATTTCCACTCAAATGCAGATGCATCATTCCCTAATATGAAGGATAAAGAATGGTCAATATACCTTGAAAAAATGAAAACAGACTAA
- the acsC gene encoding acetyl-CoA decarbonylase/synthase complex subunit gamma, which translates to MQVTAMEIYRLLPKTNCAKCGEASCMAFATKLSDKETDLELCTQMAADELEKLENLLAPAVREITIGKGSKAMIMGGDEVLYRYELTYYNPTPMVIDVNDNMDDETLKERVKIIEESEFERTGEKLVLDGIAIRNVSGDNNKFAETASKLKSSKLPLVLCSMDPEAMKAALEKVGDERPLIYAATENNIEDMASLAIEYECPLALFVPNDLEKMKELSRILRSKGIKDIVLDPGTYVDDGIGDTLDNFVMIRRLAIEEKDEDFRFPILGVPALTWLYEKDEVQGGIKEATIAATLMNKYADMLIIHGTNIWELIPVLTLRQSIFTDPRKPQMVDPGIYEFGELDENSPVLLTTNFALTYYTVEGDLKSGKANCYLLVLDTEGRAVDVSLAGGQQSGKSVSDLIKESGIEEKVKTRTLIIPGLSAPLSGEIEDESGWDVVVGPRDSSAVPDFFLKLKEKQEAK; encoded by the coding sequence TTGCAAGTCACTGCAATGGAAATTTACAGGCTACTTCCCAAGACCAATTGCGCCAAATGTGGAGAGGCTTCTTGTATGGCATTCGCCACCAAACTCTCAGACAAGGAAACAGACCTTGAACTTTGCACACAAATGGCAGCAGATGAACTGGAAAAACTTGAAAACCTATTGGCACCTGCCGTGAGGGAGATAACTATAGGAAAAGGCTCAAAAGCTATGATAATGGGTGGTGATGAGGTTCTTTATAGATATGAACTCACATATTATAACCCAACGCCTATGGTAATTGATGTAAACGATAATATGGATGATGAAACTCTAAAAGAGAGAGTTAAAATCATTGAAGAATCTGAATTTGAAAGAACAGGTGAAAAACTTGTTCTTGATGGTATTGCCATAAGGAATGTTTCAGGAGACAATAATAAATTTGCTGAAACTGCATCAAAACTAAAATCATCTAAATTACCATTGGTTCTATGTTCAATGGATCCAGAGGCAATGAAGGCTGCTCTTGAAAAAGTTGGAGACGAAAGACCACTCATATATGCTGCAACAGAAAATAACATTGAAGATATGGCATCTCTGGCTATTGAATATGAATGTCCTTTAGCACTGTTTGTTCCAAATGATCTTGAAAAAATGAAAGAACTTTCGAGGATACTTAGATCTAAGGGAATTAAGGATATTGTACTCGACCCTGGAACATATGTGGATGATGGAATTGGTGACACACTCGATAACTTCGTTATGATCAGAAGATTGGCAATTGAAGAGAAAGATGAAGACTTTAGATTCCCTATTCTAGGAGTTCCCGCTTTAACGTGGTTATATGAAAAGGACGAGGTGCAAGGCGGCATAAAAGAGGCCACCATAGCAGCAACACTCATGAACAAATATGCGGATATGTTAATTATCCATGGAACCAATATATGGGAGCTCATACCTGTACTAACTCTTAGACAGAGCATTTTCACAGATCCAAGAAAACCACAAATGGTTGATCCTGGTATTTACGAGTTTGGAGAACTCGATGAAAACTCACCTGTTTTACTGACAACTAACTTCGCTCTCACATATTACACTGTTGAAGGAGATCTAAAATCAGGTAAAGCAAACTGTTATCTACTTGTTCTGGATACTGAAGGCCGAGCAGTTGATGTATCTCTTGCAGGAGGACAACAATCTGGTAAATCTGTTTCAGATCTTATTAAAGAATCTGGAATAGAAGAAAAGGTTAAAACGAGGACTTTAATTATACCGGGACTATCTGCACCATTAAGTGGGGAAATTGAGGATGAATCTGGATGGGATGTTGTTGTTGGTCCAAGAGATTCGTCAGCAGTACCTGATTTCTTTTTAAAATTGAAAGAAAAACAAGAAGCAAAATAA
- a CDS encoding HEAT repeat domain-containing protein produces MDSKEQEFKPNIDDLEAKKDIKGLIKALKHEDHIVRKQAAVSLKKVGDKSAVEALIEALNYEKWEDKYTVLIAVRENAAEALGIIGDKRAIEPLIKALFEDTDEEVRWKAAAALGKIGDPLAVEPLIHALNDESWTVRRTVTISLGDLGDKRAFDFILKSMNDKDWHVRKYAAVALGKIGDERAIDPLVKGLNDEDGDVRWKSIIALGNIGTSAVEPLLKAFETDNWQTKSRVAEVLGKIGDKRAVSPLIQTLNNKNQNKYVRGRIIEALGKIGDERAVEPLIKALDDKYIYVRLKAENALDTIKTKGTGSWIVHYENGEISFDYPHSWEIIETTDEKKVIKGGVANNAINFSINRLEEAEDIKVKEFSGILKNVFLMQNSKIISEMEFKAKDMDAIILVGENPHKVSLTKIMIIAFKKKDLLFYLWFAGEHENFELFNEDIDFIVDSFHIQNS; encoded by the coding sequence AACCTAATATAGATGATCTAGAAGCCAAAAAAGATATTAAGGGTTTAATTAAAGCCCTCAAACATGAAGATCATATTGTTAGGAAGCAAGCTGCAGTATCACTTAAAAAGGTAGGTGATAAAAGTGCAGTTGAAGCTCTTATAGAAGCTCTTAACTATGAAAAATGGGAAGACAAATATACAGTATTAATAGCTGTTAGAGAAAATGCAGCAGAAGCTCTAGGAATAATTGGAGATAAAAGGGCTATTGAACCTTTAATAAAAGCTTTATTCGAAGACACAGATGAAGAGGTAAGGTGGAAAGCTGCAGCAGCACTTGGAAAGATTGGAGACCCTCTTGCAGTGGAACCATTGATACATGCCCTTAATGATGAAAGCTGGACAGTACGAAGGACTGTTACAATATCTTTAGGAGATCTTGGTGATAAAAGAGCTTTTGATTTTATATTAAAATCCATGAATGACAAAGATTGGCATGTAAGGAAGTATGCTGCAGTTGCACTTGGAAAAATTGGGGATGAAAGAGCAATAGATCCCCTTGTGAAAGGTTTAAATGATGAAGATGGTGATGTGAGATGGAAATCTATTATTGCCCTGGGAAATATAGGTACTTCTGCTGTTGAACCATTATTAAAAGCCTTTGAGACTGATAATTGGCAGACAAAATCAAGGGTTGCCGAAGTACTTGGAAAAATTGGAGATAAAAGAGCAGTAAGTCCATTAATTCAAACACTGAACAATAAAAATCAGAACAAATATGTTCGAGGTCGTATTATAGAAGCTCTTGGGAAAATAGGAGATGAAAGAGCAGTGGAACCATTGATTAAAGCTCTTGATGATAAATATATTTATGTAAGACTCAAAGCTGAAAATGCTCTTGATACAATTAAAACCAAAGGTACAGGATCATGGATTGTGCACTATGAAAATGGAGAAATTTCATTTGATTACCCTCATAGCTGGGAGATAATTGAAACAACAGATGAAAAAAAAGTTATTAAGGGAGGGGTTGCTAACAATGCAATTAACTTCTCAATTAACAGACTTGAAGAGGCAGAGGATATCAAAGTAAAAGAGTTTTCAGGTATACTGAAAAATGTATTCTTAATGCAAAACAGCAAGATCATATCAGAAATGGAATTCAAAGCCAAGGATATGGATGCTATCATATTAGTGGGCGAAAATCCACACAAGGTATCCCTTACAAAAATAATGATAATTGCTTTTAAAAAGAAGGATTTATTATTTTATTTATGGTTTGCTGGGGAACATGAAAATTTCGAACTTTTCAACGAAGACATTGATTTTATAGTTGACAGTTTCCACATACAAAATTCTTAA
- the cdhC gene encoding CO dehydrogenase/CO-methylating acetyl-CoA synthase complex subunit beta, producing the protein MFEDIPVDVSPMYEGERIRSANMFVELAGPKSIGAELVQVKEDVENGKVEVIGPNLSEMKEGEIYPFGILIEIKGEKLEKELEGVIERRTHELSNYIKGFMHLNQRDQIWCRVSKEAKNAGFELEHLGKSLSILFKEEFPIIEEISITFYTDKKEVEAFLENTSKQYEERDARARELSDEDVDVFYGCVMCQSFAPTHTCIVTPDRTALCGAINWFDCRAAAKMDPDGPIFEIDKGEVLDEIRGEYANVNTVMADKSQGTVDRVYLHSVFGYPHTSCGCFEAVAFYIPELDGVGIVDRDFKGETPLGIPFSAMAGQCSGGKQVEGFAGLSLEYMRSPKFLQADGGYERIIWLPKAIKDSLIDFIPEDLADKIPTEEDANSIKEIRKFLREKNHPIIERLKEAKAKTAEETGSVEEESSIEMEAMPEMEVEGVPMTQVAYAPELTVPSASGGVKIIFRNAKIYAEKVIIKRK; encoded by the coding sequence ATGTTTGAGGATATACCTGTTGATGTCAGCCCAATGTACGAGGGAGAACGGATAAGATCGGCGAACATGTTCGTTGAACTTGCAGGCCCTAAATCCATAGGGGCAGAACTGGTTCAAGTAAAAGAAGATGTTGAAAACGGGAAAGTAGAGGTGATAGGCCCTAATCTCAGCGAGATGAAGGAAGGAGAAATATATCCATTCGGTATTCTCATTGAGATAAAGGGAGAAAAACTCGAAAAGGAACTTGAAGGAGTTATAGAACGTAGAACGCATGAACTTAGTAATTATATAAAAGGATTCATGCATCTAAATCAGCGCGATCAAATATGGTGTCGGGTGAGCAAAGAAGCTAAGAATGCCGGTTTTGAACTGGAACATCTTGGAAAATCTCTTTCTATACTTTTTAAAGAAGAATTTCCAATAATCGAGGAAATATCAATCACATTTTACACGGATAAAAAAGAAGTTGAAGCTTTCCTTGAAAATACAAGTAAACAATATGAAGAAAGAGATGCAAGGGCTCGAGAACTTTCAGACGAGGATGTAGATGTATTTTACGGTTGCGTTATGTGTCAATCATTTGCACCAACACATACATGTATTGTAACACCAGATAGAACAGCACTTTGCGGAGCAATTAACTGGTTTGACTGCAGAGCAGCTGCTAAAATGGATCCTGATGGTCCAATATTCGAAATTGATAAAGGAGAAGTATTAGACGAAATTAGGGGAGAATATGCCAATGTGAACACTGTAATGGCAGACAAATCTCAAGGAACAGTTGACAGAGTTTATCTACACAGTGTATTTGGATACCCCCATACTTCCTGTGGATGTTTTGAAGCGGTTGCATTTTACATACCTGAACTTGATGGCGTAGGAATTGTAGACAGGGACTTTAAAGGAGAAACACCTCTTGGAATTCCATTTTCTGCAATGGCAGGACAATGTTCTGGAGGAAAGCAAGTTGAAGGATTTGCTGGTTTAAGTCTGGAATACATGAGGTCACCAAAGTTTTTACAAGCAGATGGTGGTTATGAAAGGATTATTTGGCTTCCTAAAGCAATTAAAGATTCTCTTATAGATTTCATACCAGAAGATCTGGCTGATAAAATACCAACCGAAGAAGATGCAAATAGTATTAAAGAGATCAGAAAGTTCCTTAGAGAAAAAAACCATCCTATCATTGAAAGGTTGAAAGAAGCTAAAGCAAAAACTGCAGAAGAAACTGGTTCAGTTGAAGAAGAATCTTCTATAGAAATGGAAGCTATGCCTGAAATGGAAGTTGAAGGAGTACCTATGACACAAGTTGCATATGCACCAGAACTCACAGTACCTTCAGCAAGTGGTGGAGTTAAAATCATCTTCAGAAATGCTAAAATATACGCTGAAAAGGTGATAATTAAGAGAAAATAG
- the cdhD gene encoding CO dehydrogenase/acetyl-CoA synthase subunit delta encodes MDKMTQLLKLLENTDTIEINDFRMDFDELEINLMPAVQKMVQQVAQKQAVIAKETLPTIEPFAPPVHNYPGEVAEVQLGAGTRKPVFLGGQKALYRFEEAQPNAPVVTFDVFDIPMPGLPKPIREHFEDVMEHPGEWAKKAVKDYGANMITIHLIGTGPKVMDKTPRQAAQDIEEVLQAVKVPLVIGGSGDPIKDPIVLEAAAAAAEGERCLLASANLDLDFRKVAKAAMDYNHAVLSWAITDINMQKTLNKYLMKEGLTQKDIVMDPTTCALGYGVEFSIDVITRTRLAALKGDTDLQMPMSSGTTNAWGSREAWMKKDEWGPTAYRGPIWEIITGLTMMLCGVDIFMMLHPSSVQMLKEIGNTFTRDYLSTDVPDITNWITELE; translated from the coding sequence ATGGATAAAATGACACAACTTCTTAAACTATTGGAAAATACAGACACCATAGAGATAAATGATTTTAGAATGGACTTTGATGAGCTGGAAATTAATTTGATGCCAGCCGTCCAAAAAATGGTGCAGCAGGTTGCTCAAAAGCAAGCTGTTATTGCAAAGGAAACATTGCCAACTATAGAACCATTTGCACCACCGGTGCACAACTATCCGGGTGAGGTTGCTGAGGTTCAACTGGGTGCAGGTACAAGGAAACCGGTTTTCTTGGGTGGTCAAAAGGCACTTTACAGATTTGAAGAAGCACAACCAAATGCTCCTGTTGTTACTTTTGATGTGTTTGATATTCCCATGCCTGGCCTTCCTAAGCCAATAAGGGAACATTTTGAGGATGTTATGGAACATCCTGGAGAATGGGCAAAAAAGGCTGTTAAGGACTATGGAGCAAACATGATCACTATACATTTAATAGGAACTGGTCCAAAGGTAATGGATAAAACTCCACGTCAAGCTGCACAGGATATAGAAGAAGTACTCCAGGCAGTTAAAGTTCCTCTGGTAATAGGAGGGTCAGGAGATCCAATAAAGGATCCTATTGTTCTTGAAGCTGCTGCAGCTGCAGCTGAAGGTGAGAGATGTCTGCTTGCTTCTGCAAACCTTGATCTTGATTTCAGAAAAGTTGCAAAGGCTGCTATGGATTATAATCATGCAGTACTATCTTGGGCAATAACTGACATTAACATGCAGAAAACTCTTAACAAGTACTTAATGAAGGAAGGATTAACTCAAAAAGATATTGTCATGGACCCAACAACATGTGCCTTGGGGTATGGTGTGGAATTCTCAATCGATGTAATAACCAGGACTAGACTGGCTGCACTGAAAGGAGACACAGATCTTCAGATGCCAATGTCATCAGGTACAACCAATGCATGGGGTTCTCGTGAAGCTTGGATGAAAAAAGATGAATGGGGACCAACAGCTTACCGTGGACCAATATGGGAAATTATAACGGGTCTTACAATGATGTTATGCGGTGTCGATATATTCATGATGCTTCATCCATCGTCTGTACAGATGCTCAAGGAAATAGGAAATACATTCACAAGGGATTACCTTTCAACTGATGTCCCTGATATTACAAACTGGATTACGGAACTTGAATAA